A genomic region of Dickeya solani IPO 2222 contains the following coding sequences:
- the fdxH gene encoding formate dehydrogenase subunit beta — MAMQSQDIIRRSATNSLTPPPQARNHKEQVAKLIDVTTCIGCKACQVACSEWNDIRDDVGHNVGVYDNPTDLSAKSWTVMRFSEFEENGKLEWLIRKDGCMHCADPGCLKACPSEGAIIQYANGIVDFQSEHCIGCGYCIAGCPFNVPRMNKDDNKVYKCTLCVDRVEVGQEPSCVKTCPTGAIHFGTKDEMKVLAAERVKDLNSRGYQHAGLYDPAGVGGTHVMYVLHHADRPQLYNGLPADPSISPAVTFWKGIWKPLAAIGFAATFAASVFHYVGVGPNRVEDDDDAHHEGKQHEKE; from the coding sequence ATGGCAATGCAATCACAAGATATCATCCGTCGCTCCGCGACCAATTCACTGACGCCGCCGCCGCAGGCCCGTAACCACAAAGAACAGGTCGCCAAACTGATCGACGTGACTACCTGCATCGGCTGCAAAGCCTGTCAGGTGGCCTGTTCCGAGTGGAACGACATCCGCGATGATGTGGGGCATAACGTCGGTGTGTACGACAACCCTACCGATCTCAGCGCCAAATCGTGGACGGTGATGCGCTTTAGCGAATTCGAGGAGAACGGCAAACTGGAATGGCTGATCCGCAAGGACGGCTGTATGCACTGCGCCGATCCGGGCTGTCTCAAGGCGTGCCCGTCGGAAGGTGCGATCATCCAGTACGCCAACGGCATCGTCGATTTCCAGTCCGAGCACTGTATCGGCTGCGGCTACTGTATCGCCGGTTGTCCGTTCAACGTGCCGCGCATGAACAAGGACGACAACAAGGTGTACAAGTGCACCCTGTGCGTCGACCGCGTAGAGGTCGGGCAGGAGCCGTCCTGCGTGAAGACTTGCCCGACCGGCGCGATTCACTTCGGCACCAAGGACGAGATGAAAGTGCTGGCGGCCGAACGGGTAAAAGACCTGAACAGCCGCGGCTACCAACATGCCGGTCTGTACGACCCGGCCGGTGTCGGCGGCACGCACGTAATGTACGTGCTGCACCACGCCGATAGGCCGCAACTGTACAACGGGCTGCCGGCCGACCCGAGCATCAGCCCGGCGGTGACCTTCTGGAAAGGCATTTGGAAACCGCTGGCCGCTATCGGTTTTGCCGCCACCTTCGCCGCCAGCGTATTCCACTACGTGGGTGTTGGTCCGAACCGGGTAGAAGACGATGACGACGCGCATCACGAGGGCAAGCAGCATGAAAAAGAGTAA
- the fdnG gene encoding formate dehydrogenase-N subunit alpha has protein sequence MQVSRRQFFKICAGGMAGTTVTALGFSPSVALAETRQYKLLRARETRNNCTYCSVGCGILMYSLGDGAKNATASIYHIEGDSDHPVSRGSLCPKGAGLVDFIHSDQRLKYPEYRAPGSDKWQRISWEEAFDRIAGLMKKDRDANFIEKNGAGVTVNRWLTTGMLCSSAASNETGVLDQKFTRALGMVGIDTQARLCHAPTVAALAPTFGRGAMTNNWVDIKNANIILVMGGNPAEAHPVGFKWAVEAKVKNGAKLIVVDPRFNRSAAVADLYSPIRAGSDITFLLGVVNYLLSHDKVQMPYVKAYTNASLIVRDDFSFDEGIFSGYSEKERKYDRTSWQYELDENGFAKRDMTLSHPRCVWNLLKAHVSRYTPDLVTNVCGTPKPDFLTICDLLASTSVPDRTATIMYALGWTQHTSGAQMIRTAAMIQLLLGNVGMAGGGVNALRGHSNIQGYTDLGLLSLNLPGYMPLPSEKQTTLKDYLDQITPKALLPDQVNYWKNTPKFFISMMKSFWGDKAQKENDWGYDWLPKWDKSYDALAYSRMMLDGKVNGYIVQGFNPIAAFADSNKARDALAKLKYLVIIDPLATETSNFWQNHGELNDVDPTQIQTEVFRLPSSCFAEENGSIVNSGRWLQWHYQGAEPPGEARHDGVIIAGLFLRLRELYAKDGGANPAPVLNMSWDYLEPEDPSAEEITKEANGRALADLFDDKGNLLLKKGQLLPDFSLLRDDGSTASFCWIYAGSWTEAGNQMARRDNADPSGLGCTPGWAWCWPQNRRILYNRASADEQGRPWDPKRTLLSWNGQKWTGIDVPDFAATVPPGSAAGPFIMQAEGLGRLFAIDKMAEGPFPAHYEPTESPLKTNPVYSKAVINPVARILEADRSRMGTAEEFPFVATTYSITELFRHWTKHARLNAIVQPEQFVEIGEGLAKQKGIQAGDVVKVSSKRGYIKAKAVVTKRIRTLTIQGKPVETIGVPCHWGFEGTTQKGFMANILTPHVGDANSQTPEYKAFLVNVEKV, from the coding sequence ATGCAGGTCAGCAGAAGACAGTTCTTTAAAATATGCGCAGGCGGTATGGCCGGAACCACGGTCACCGCGCTGGGCTTTTCTCCCAGCGTGGCATTAGCCGAAACGCGACAATATAAATTATTGCGCGCCAGAGAAACCCGGAATAATTGCACCTACTGTTCAGTCGGGTGCGGAATTCTGATGTACAGTCTCGGCGACGGCGCCAAAAACGCCACCGCGTCCATTTACCACATCGAAGGGGATTCGGATCATCCGGTCAGTCGCGGTTCATTGTGCCCGAAAGGCGCCGGACTGGTGGATTTCATCCATAGCGACCAGCGCCTGAAATACCCGGAATACCGCGCGCCGGGTTCCGACAAGTGGCAGCGCATCAGCTGGGAAGAGGCGTTTGATCGCATCGCCGGTCTGATGAAAAAAGACCGCGACGCCAATTTCATCGAGAAAAACGGCGCCGGGGTGACCGTTAACCGCTGGCTGACCACCGGGATGCTGTGCTCATCGGCGGCCAGCAATGAAACCGGGGTTCTCGACCAGAAATTCACCCGCGCGCTGGGGATGGTTGGCATCGATACCCAGGCGCGCCTGTGTCATGCCCCGACGGTGGCGGCGCTGGCGCCGACTTTCGGCCGCGGCGCTATGACCAACAACTGGGTGGACATCAAGAACGCTAACATCATTCTGGTGATGGGCGGCAACCCGGCGGAAGCGCACCCGGTCGGCTTTAAATGGGCGGTGGAAGCCAAGGTGAAAAACGGCGCCAAGCTGATCGTGGTCGACCCGCGTTTTAACCGTTCCGCCGCCGTCGCCGATCTCTACTCGCCGATCCGCGCCGGTTCCGATATCACCTTTCTGCTCGGCGTCGTGAACTATCTGCTGAGCCACGACAAGGTACAGATGCCGTATGTGAAGGCATACACCAACGCCAGCCTGATCGTGCGTGACGATTTCAGCTTCGACGAGGGCATTTTCAGCGGTTACAGCGAGAAAGAGCGCAAATACGACCGTACCTCCTGGCAGTACGAACTGGATGAGAACGGTTTTGCCAAACGCGATATGACGCTGAGCCATCCGCGCTGTGTATGGAATCTGCTTAAGGCGCACGTCAGCCGCTATACGCCGGATCTGGTGACCAACGTCTGCGGCACGCCAAAGCCAGACTTTCTCACCATTTGTGACCTGCTAGCCTCCACCAGCGTGCCGGACCGCACCGCCACCATTATGTACGCGCTGGGCTGGACGCAGCACACCTCCGGCGCCCAGATGATCCGCACCGCGGCGATGATCCAGCTGTTGCTGGGCAACGTCGGCATGGCGGGCGGCGGCGTGAATGCGCTGCGCGGCCATTCCAACATTCAGGGCTATACCGACCTGGGGCTGCTGTCGCTGAACCTGCCGGGGTACATGCCGTTGCCGTCGGAAAAACAGACCACGCTGAAAGACTATCTGGATCAGATCACCCCGAAAGCGCTGCTGCCGGATCAGGTCAATTACTGGAAGAACACGCCCAAATTTTTTATCAGCATGATGAAAAGCTTCTGGGGCGATAAAGCCCAGAAAGAGAACGACTGGGGCTACGACTGGCTGCCGAAATGGGACAAGAGCTACGATGCGCTGGCCTACTCCCGCATGATGCTGGACGGTAAAGTCAACGGCTACATCGTGCAGGGCTTCAACCCGATAGCCGCGTTTGCCGATTCCAACAAGGCGCGCGACGCGCTGGCGAAACTGAAATACCTGGTGATCATCGACCCGCTGGCGACGGAAACCTCCAACTTCTGGCAAAACCACGGCGAACTGAATGACGTCGATCCGACCCAGATTCAGACCGAGGTGTTCCGCCTGCCGTCCAGTTGCTTCGCCGAAGAAAACGGCTCCATCGTCAACTCCGGCCGCTGGCTGCAATGGCACTATCAGGGGGCCGAACCGCCGGGTGAGGCGCGTCACGACGGCGTGATCATCGCCGGTCTGTTCCTGCGCCTGCGCGAGCTGTACGCCAAAGACGGCGGCGCCAACCCGGCGCCGGTGCTGAACATGAGCTGGGATTATCTGGAGCCGGAGGATCCGTCCGCCGAGGAGATCACCAAAGAGGCCAACGGCCGCGCGCTGGCGGACCTGTTCGATGACAAAGGCAATCTGCTGCTGAAGAAAGGGCAACTGCTGCCTGACTTCTCCCTGCTGCGCGATGACGGTTCCACCGCCAGTTTTTGCTGGATTTACGCCGGCTCCTGGACCGAAGCGGGCAACCAGATGGCGCGCCGCGACAACGCCGATCCGTCGGGTCTTGGTTGTACGCCGGGCTGGGCCTGGTGCTGGCCGCAGAACCGCCGCATTCTCTATAACCGCGCCTCCGCAGACGAGCAAGGCCGTCCGTGGGATCCGAAACGCACGCTGTTGAGCTGGAATGGTCAGAAGTGGACCGGCATCGATGTACCGGACTTCGCCGCTACCGTCCCGCCGGGCAGCGCCGCCGGGCCGTTTATCATGCAGGCCGAAGGGCTGGGCCGCCTGTTCGCCATCGACAAAATGGCGGAAGGCCCGTTCCCGGCGCATTACGAACCGACCGAATCGCCGCTGAAAACCAACCCGGTGTACAGCAAAGCCGTGATCAACCCGGTGGCGCGCATTCTGGAAGCAGACCGTTCGCGCATGGGAACGGCGGAGGAGTTTCCGTTCGTCGCCACTACTTACTCGATTACCGAGTTGTTCCGCCACTGGACCAAGCACGCGCGCCTGAACGCCATCGTGCAGCCGGAGCAGTTTGTCGAAATCGGCGAAGGGCTGGCGAAGCAGAAGGGTATTCAGGCCGGTGATGTGGTGAAAGTCAGCAGCAAGCGGGGATATATCAAGGCGAAAGCGGTCGTCACCAAGCGTATCCGCACCCTGACTATCCAGGGTAAACCGGTGGAAACCATCGGCGTGCCTTGTCACTGGGGCTTTGAAGGCACCACCCAGAAAGGCTTTATGGCGAATATCCTGACGCCGCATGTCGGTGACGCCAACAGTCAGACGCCGGAATACAAGGCGTTTCTGGTCAATGTGGAAAAGGTGTAG
- a CDS encoding PLP-dependent aminotransferase family protein yields MAKFEQLADQMQAQLQAGIWQPGEKLPSLREKAVHSGLSLMTVLHAYQLLESQGWIISRPQSGYYAAPRIERPIAPPDSGDAVHLTENVDVNRFIFDVLRASRSPGVVPFGSAFPDPRLFPQRQLTRSLATVARRMQPENAVDNLPPGNERLRKQIAQRYALQGIAVSPDEIVITSGAMESLNLSLQMLTRPGDYVVVESPSFYGALQAIERLQLKAIAIATHPHTGIDLAALRQALRDYPIRACWLMTNFHNPLGCTLAWEKKQQLAALLHEYQVALIEDDVYSELYAGIHRPLPVKALDRDGQVLHCSSFSKNLVAGFRVGWVAAGRWAQGIQRLQLMSTLSASAPMQLAVADYLATSSYDSHLRRLRRTLEQRKHRLYQAMKAHFPAGVDIYYAEGGYFLWLGLPEGFNSIELYQQALAQGISIAPGRMFTTGDKFDRYFRINTSFEWQEKTENAIIALAALLKKGLSAS; encoded by the coding sequence CTGGCGAAATTCGAACAACTGGCCGATCAGATGCAGGCGCAGTTACAGGCCGGCATCTGGCAACCGGGGGAAAAGTTGCCGTCGCTGCGCGAAAAGGCGGTGCATTCCGGCCTGAGCCTGATGACGGTGCTGCATGCTTACCAGTTGCTGGAAAGCCAGGGCTGGATCATTTCGCGCCCGCAGTCCGGCTACTATGCCGCGCCGCGTATCGAACGGCCGATTGCGCCGCCCGACAGCGGCGACGCGGTACACCTGACGGAAAACGTTGACGTTAACCGGTTTATCTTCGATGTGCTGCGCGCCAGCCGCTCGCCCGGCGTGGTGCCGTTCGGTTCCGCTTTCCCCGATCCGCGCCTGTTTCCCCAGCGCCAGTTGACCCGCTCGCTGGCGACGGTGGCGCGCCGTATGCAGCCGGAAAACGCGGTGGACAACCTGCCGCCCGGCAACGAGCGGCTACGCAAGCAAATCGCCCAGCGCTACGCGTTGCAGGGCATCGCCGTGTCGCCGGACGAGATCGTGATCACCAGCGGCGCGATGGAGTCGCTCAATCTGAGCCTGCAGATGCTGACCCGGCCCGGTGATTATGTGGTGGTGGAATCGCCGTCGTTTTACGGCGCGTTGCAGGCGATCGAACGTTTGCAACTGAAAGCCATCGCTATCGCCACCCATCCGCACACTGGTATTGATTTGGCGGCGTTGCGTCAGGCGCTGCGCGATTACCCGATTCGCGCCTGCTGGCTGATGACCAATTTTCACAATCCGCTCGGCTGTACGCTGGCGTGGGAGAAAAAGCAGCAGCTGGCCGCGCTGTTGCACGAATATCAGGTGGCGCTAATTGAAGATGATGTCTACAGCGAACTGTACGCCGGCATCCATCGCCCACTGCCGGTCAAAGCGCTTGATCGTGACGGGCAGGTGCTGCACTGTTCGTCGTTCTCGAAGAATCTGGTCGCCGGATTCCGGGTCGGCTGGGTGGCGGCAGGGCGCTGGGCGCAAGGCATTCAGCGTCTGCAATTAATGAGTACGCTCTCCGCCAGCGCGCCGATGCAACTGGCGGTGGCGGATTATCTGGCCACCAGCAGCTATGACAGTCACTTGCGGCGTTTGCGGCGTACGCTGGAGCAGCGCAAACACCGGTTGTATCAGGCGATGAAGGCGCATTTTCCCGCCGGCGTGGATATTTATTATGCCGAAGGCGGCTATTTTCTGTGGTTGGGTCTGCCGGAAGGGTTCAATAGCATTGAACTGTACCAGCAGGCGCTGGCGCAGGGCATCAGTATTGCGCCGGGCAGAATGTTCACCACCGGCGATAAATTCGACCGCTATTTTCGCATCAATACCTCGTTCGAATGGCAGGAAAAAACGGAAAACGCCATCATCGCGTTGGCTGCGTTGCTGAAAAAAGGGCTGTCCGCTTCCTGA
- a CDS encoding glutamine amidotransferase gives MTTLTANFPASSRPPSLLIVQMGEPPEPIAHAVGQQADWFGSALADEGVRLHVVRPDAGDALPHPGEHDAAIISGSWSMVTDRLDWSERTADWLRQSVDAGLPVLGVCYGHQLLAHALGGTVADNPNGREMGLKTVTLHDDAADDALLTAIPAQFSAYLSHLQSVVVAPPGAQVLAASEQDGCQIIRYTPHTWSFQFHPEMDAAVMNACLRHCALPEMADSAEPVWARRLLLDFVRQALSR, from the coding sequence ATGACGACGTTAACCGCGAATTTCCCCGCTTCATCCCGACCGCCTTCACTGCTCATTGTGCAGATGGGTGAGCCGCCCGAACCGATCGCCCACGCCGTCGGCCAGCAGGCCGACTGGTTCGGCAGCGCGCTGGCCGATGAAGGCGTGCGCCTGCATGTGGTGCGGCCGGACGCCGGCGACGCTTTGCCGCATCCCGGCGAGCATGACGCCGCCATCATCAGCGGTTCCTGGTCGATGGTGACCGACCGGCTGGACTGGAGCGAACGGACCGCCGACTGGCTGCGCCAGAGTGTGGATGCCGGGCTGCCGGTGCTGGGGGTGTGTTACGGCCATCAATTGCTGGCGCATGCGCTGGGCGGCACCGTGGCGGATAACCCGAATGGCCGTGAAATGGGGCTGAAGACCGTGACGCTGCATGACGATGCCGCGGACGACGCGCTGTTGACGGCGATACCGGCACAGTTCAGCGCCTACCTCAGCCACCTGCAGTCGGTGGTGGTGGCGCCGCCCGGCGCACAGGTGCTGGCGGCATCGGAACAGGATGGGTGTCAGATTATCCGTTATACGCCGCACACCTGGTCATTTCAGTTCCACCCGGAGATGGATGCGGCGGTGATGAACGCCTGTCTGCGTCATTGTGCGTTGCCGGAAATGGCCGACAGCGCCGAGCCGGTGTGGGCGCGTCGGCTACTGCTGGATTTTGTCCGGCAGGCGCTGTCCCGCTAA
- a CDS encoding YlaC family protein — MDEVKRILNEEIARLNREERRDNRIRFSSKFMLSHPYLFGGMLASYVPVALILWYAPYFGAPYVVGFTLFLVLMSLAMSMDINPRYRFEDIDALDLRVCYNGEWYNSRHVSPQTLEALLHNPQVAGPIKDGVARLLQTKGYLYFYDVFSLAYRSSARSTPR; from the coding sequence GTGGACGAAGTCAAACGTATTCTGAATGAAGAGATCGCGCGGCTGAATCGTGAAGAGCGGCGCGATAACCGTATCCGCTTCAGTAGCAAATTCATGCTGAGCCACCCTTATCTGTTCGGCGGCATGCTGGCGAGTTATGTGCCGGTGGCGTTGATTCTGTGGTACGCACCGTATTTCGGCGCGCCTTATGTGGTCGGGTTTACGCTGTTTCTGGTGCTGATGTCGCTGGCGATGTCGATGGATATCAACCCACGTTACCGCTTCGAGGATATCGACGCGCTGGATCTGCGCGTATGTTACAACGGCGAGTGGTACAACAGCCGCCATGTGTCGCCCCAGACGCTGGAGGCGCTTCTCCATAACCCGCAGGTGGCCGGGCCGATTAAAGACGGCGTCGCCAGACTGTTGCAGACCAAGGGTTACCTCTACTTTTACGACGTCTTTTCTCTGGCATATCGTTCATCCGCCCGGTCAACCCCGCGTTGA
- the hypF gene encoding carbamoyltransferase HypF: protein MSAIHVQTPSSNGNGVEIRVKGKVQGVGFRPYVWQIAHRLGVKGSVLNDGAGVLIRLWPASGEADFVAALHAECPPLAQIDQVACRPYRWEALPDDFVIEHSGAGQMDTHIVPDAATCEACRQELFDANDRRYRYPFINCTHCGPRFTIIRQMPYDRPNTAMAAFPFCPTCRQEYQHPADRRFHAQPNACHTCGPQVWLSDARRTLARGDDAIMRAAAALCAGQIVALKGLGGFHLACDATDAQAVARLRARKHRPAKPLAVMLPGADWLARCSSVAEPASALRMMQSPAAPIVLLPLRQDGALAAGIAPGLDEVGLMLPANPLQHLLLAAVARPLVMTSGNAGGKPPALENTQALADLAAIADLWLLHDRDIVQRADDSVVRMKGERAEMLRRARGYVPDALPLPPGFSEQPSLLAMGADLKNTFCLLRDNAAIVSQHLGDLADDAVEQQYRQAQSLFADIYRFTPQAIAVDAHPGYVSRRLGQQRATQLGIPCIEVLHHHAHLVACLAEHQWPRDAGAVIGLALDGIGYGGDNRWWGGECLRVDYTQCRHLGGLPAVALPGGDLAARQPWRNLLAQFLAFVPDWETLPQAGVIPASAVPLLTRAIERGLNAPLASSAGRLFDAVAAACGFTGEQSWEGEAACWLEALARRHQDDAPPVTLPLSGNQLDLATFWRQLLAYRAAPADRAFAFHLALADGLAALVRQAAREHGLNTVACSGGVMHNRLLTTLLRERLADFTLLMPSRLPAGDGGLALGQALIAASRLAAQT from the coding sequence ATGTCAGCTATTCATGTACAAACGCCGTCATCGAATGGTAATGGCGTTGAAATTCGCGTTAAAGGCAAGGTGCAGGGGGTGGGGTTTCGCCCTTATGTCTGGCAAATCGCCCACCGTCTTGGCGTGAAAGGTAGCGTGCTTAACGACGGCGCAGGGGTATTGATCCGGCTGTGGCCGGCGAGCGGCGAAGCCGATTTCGTTGCGGCACTGCACGCCGAGTGCCCGCCGCTGGCGCAGATCGACCAGGTGGCCTGTCGGCCTTACCGCTGGGAAGCGCTGCCGGACGATTTCGTGATTGAGCACAGCGGTGCCGGGCAGATGGATACCCACATCGTGCCGGACGCCGCCACCTGCGAGGCGTGCCGTCAGGAGCTGTTTGACGCTAATGACCGCCGCTACCGTTATCCGTTTATTAACTGCACCCACTGCGGCCCGCGTTTTACCATTATTCGCCAGATGCCGTACGACCGGCCGAATACCGCGATGGCGGCGTTCCCATTTTGCCCGACGTGTCGGCAGGAGTATCAGCACCCGGCGGATCGGCGCTTTCATGCCCAACCCAACGCCTGTCACACCTGTGGTCCACAGGTGTGGCTGAGCGATGCCCGCCGCACGCTGGCCCGCGGCGATGACGCCATCATGCGGGCGGCAGCGGCGCTGTGCGCCGGGCAAATCGTGGCGCTGAAAGGGCTGGGTGGCTTTCATCTCGCCTGTGACGCTACCGATGCGCAGGCGGTGGCGCGGTTGCGGGCGCGCAAGCACCGTCCGGCCAAGCCGTTGGCGGTGATGTTGCCGGGTGCCGACTGGCTGGCGCGTTGCAGTTCGGTGGCGGAGCCCGCGTCGGCGTTGCGTATGATGCAGAGTCCGGCAGCGCCGATTGTGCTGTTGCCGCTGCGGCAGGATGGCGCGCTGGCGGCAGGGATTGCGCCCGGTCTGGATGAAGTGGGATTGATGCTGCCCGCCAATCCGTTGCAGCATCTGCTGCTGGCGGCGGTGGCGCGGCCGCTGGTGATGACCTCCGGTAACGCCGGCGGTAAGCCGCCCGCGCTGGAGAATACGCAGGCGCTGGCGGATCTGGCCGCGATCGCCGACCTGTGGTTGCTGCACGATCGTGACATTGTGCAGCGGGCCGATGACTCGGTCGTGCGGATGAAGGGTGAACGGGCGGAGATGCTGCGGCGCGCGCGCGGTTATGTGCCGGACGCCTTGCCGTTGCCGCCGGGGTTCAGCGAGCAGCCGTCGCTGCTGGCGATGGGCGCGGATCTCAAAAACACCTTCTGCCTGCTGCGCGATAATGCCGCGATCGTCAGCCAGCATCTGGGCGATCTGGCCGATGACGCGGTGGAACAGCAGTACCGGCAAGCACAGTCGCTGTTCGCCGATATCTACCGGTTTACCCCGCAGGCCATCGCGGTGGATGCGCATCCCGGTTACGTCAGCCGCCGTCTGGGGCAGCAGCGGGCGACGCAGTTGGGAATCCCCTGCATTGAGGTGCTGCACCATCACGCACACCTCGTCGCTTGTCTGGCGGAACATCAGTGGCCGCGCGACGCCGGCGCGGTGATCGGCCTGGCGTTGGATGGCATCGGCTACGGCGGCGACAACCGCTGGTGGGGCGGCGAATGTCTGCGGGTGGATTACACCCAGTGCCGGCATCTGGGCGGTTTGCCCGCGGTGGCGCTGCCGGGCGGCGATCTGGCGGCGCGCCAGCCGTGGCGCAATCTGCTGGCGCAGTTTCTGGCGTTTGTGCCGGATTGGGAAACTTTACCGCAAGCCGGGGTGATCCCCGCCAGCGCGGTACCGCTGTTGACGCGCGCTATTGAACGGGGTCTCAACGCGCCGCTGGCGTCGTCCGCCGGACGGTTGTTTGATGCGGTGGCCGCCGCCTGCGGGTTTACCGGCGAGCAAAGCTGGGAAGGCGAGGCGGCCTGTTGGCTGGAGGCGCTGGCCCGGCGGCATCAGGATGACGCGCCGCCGGTAACCCTGCCGCTGTCCGGCAACCAACTGGATCTGGCAACTTTTTGGCGACAGTTGCTGGCGTATCGCGCCGCGCCGGCCGACCGCGCTTTTGCTTTTCATCTGGCGCTGGCCGATGGGCTGGCGGCGCTGGTGCGTCAGGCGGCGCGGGAACACGGGCTGAACACGGTGGCGTGCTCCGGCGGGGTGATGCATAACCGCTTGCTGACCACGCTGTTACGTGAGCGGCTGGCGGATTTTACCCTGCTGATGCCGTCGCGTTTGCCGGCCGGCGATGGCGGACTGGCGCTGGGGCAGGCGCTGATCGCCGCCAGTCGCCTGGCAGCGCAGACGTAA
- the hypE gene encoding hydrogenase expression/formation protein HypE, whose protein sequence is MKNTLLPKEITLAHGSGGQAMQQLIEGLFLQAFDNPLLAEREDQARLPLAALSAQGDRLAFTTDSYVIDPIEFPGGDIGKLAVCGTVNDLAVSGALPRYLSCGLILEEGLAGETLLRIVNSMAQTARDAGIQIVTGDTKVVPRGAADKIFINTAGIGVIPHAVHWGTGEIRPGDRLIVSGTLGDHGATILNLREKLGLEAELTSDCAVLTPLIAPLRQIDGVRALRDATRGGVTAILHEFAQASGYGMEVQESALPVKTAVRGICELLGLEALNFANEGKLVLAVSPQAENRVLDALQSHPLGRDAAVIGSVTDKKQVRLCGVFGTSRLLDLPHSEPMPRIC, encoded by the coding sequence ATGAAGAATACCTTATTGCCGAAAGAGATTACCCTGGCGCACGGCAGCGGCGGGCAGGCGATGCAACAGCTGATCGAAGGGCTGTTTTTGCAGGCGTTTGACAACCCGTTGCTGGCGGAGCGTGAAGATCAGGCGCGTTTGCCGCTGGCGGCGTTGAGCGCGCAGGGCGACCGGCTGGCGTTTACCACCGACAGCTACGTCATCGACCCGATCGAGTTTCCCGGCGGCGACATCGGCAAACTGGCGGTATGCGGTACGGTCAACGATCTGGCGGTGAGCGGGGCGCTGCCGCGTTACCTCTCCTGTGGATTGATTCTGGAAGAGGGGCTGGCGGGGGAAACGCTGCTGCGTATCGTGAATTCGATGGCGCAGACCGCCCGCGACGCCGGGATCCAGATCGTCACCGGCGACACCAAGGTCGTGCCGCGCGGTGCGGCGGACAAGATTTTCATCAATACCGCCGGTATCGGCGTAATTCCGCACGCTGTGCATTGGGGCACCGGTGAGATTCGTCCCGGCGATCGCCTTATCGTCAGCGGTACGCTGGGGGATCATGGCGCCACTATCCTGAACCTGCGTGAGAAACTGGGGCTTGAAGCAGAGCTGACCAGCGATTGCGCGGTGCTGACGCCGCTGATCGCGCCGCTGCGCCAGATTGACGGGGTGCGCGCGTTGCGCGACGCCACCCGCGGCGGCGTGACGGCGATCTTGCATGAGTTCGCCCAGGCCAGCGGCTACGGTATGGAGGTGCAGGAGAGCGCCTTGCCGGTCAAAACGGCGGTGCGCGGCATCTGTGAACTGCTGGGGCTGGAAGCGCTTAACTTCGCCAACGAAGGCAAGCTGGTGCTGGCGGTATCGCCACAGGCGGAAAACCGGGTATTGGATGCGTTACAGTCTCATCCGCTGGGGCGCGACGCGGCGGTCATCGGCAGCGTCACCGACAAAAAACAGGTACGCCTGTGCGGGGTGTTCGGCACCTCCCGCCTGCTGGATTTACCCCACAGCGAACCCATGCCGAGGATTTGCTGA